One genomic segment of Synchiropus splendidus isolate RoL2022-P1 chromosome 16, RoL_Sspl_1.0, whole genome shotgun sequence includes these proteins:
- the dpysl5a gene encoding dihydropyrimidinase-related protein 5a, with the protein MSSSSAMVRILIKGGKVVNDDCTQEADVYIENGIIQQVGKELMIPGGAKVIDASGKLVMPGGIDTSVHLEETFMNATTADDYYSGTKAALAGGTTMVIGHVLPEKSESLLEAYERCRRQADPKACCDYALHVWVTGAGPRVLAEMEQLVRERGVNSFQMSMAYRDCYMLRDGQLFQLLQHCKDIGAVARVHAENGELVAEGAKEVLELGITGPEGIEISRPEELEAEATHRAVTIANRAHCPIYLVNVSSVAAGDVLAAAKTQGKVLHGETTTAHAFLSGLQYYQQDWAQAAAHVTVPPLRLDPNTPNYLLDLLGSDTLNVLASDHRPFTIKQKSMGRDDFTKIPHGVPGIQDRMSVIWEKGVIGGKLDENRFVAITSANAAKIYNLYPRKGRIIPGADADVVVWDPEGSKTISVASQFQGGDVNLYEGLRCHGVPLVTISRGRLVYESGMFTCAEGSGKFCPLRTFPDYLYKKMVQRQKHEAVKPVEREPYTGDVVALANAGKRDASPPDLDTPTRPTTRHGGVRDLQESSFSLSGAQIDDNVPKRSSARILAPPGGRSSGIW; encoded by the exons ATGTCTTCCAGCTCAGCAATGGTGCGCATCCTGATCAAGGGTGGCAAGGTGGTGAACGACGACTGCACGCAGGAGGCCGACGTTTACATCGAGAACGGCATCATCCAGCAGGTGGGGAAGGAGCTGATGATCCCGGGCGGGGCCAAAGTAATCGATGCCTCCGGGAAACTGGTGATGCCGGGCGGCATCGACACCAGCGTCCACCTGGAGGAGACCTTCATGAACGCCACCACCGCCGACGACTACTACAGCGGCACCAAG GCTGCTCTGGCCGGCGGCACCACCATGGTGATCGGCCACGTGCTGCCGGAGAAGAGCGAGTCGCTGCTGGAAGCCTACGAGCGCTGCCGGCGCCAGGCGGATCCCAAGGCCTGCTGCGACTACGCCCTCCACGTTTGGGTCACGGGGGCCGGACCCAGG GTGCTGGCTGAGATGGAGCAGCTGGTGAGGGAGAGAGGGGTCAACTCCTTCCAGATGAGCATGGCCTACAGGgactgctacatgctgcgggaCGGCCAGctcttccagctgctgcagcactgcAAGGACATCGGCGCCGTCGCCAGGGTCCACGCTGAGAACGGCGAGCTGGTGGCCGAG GGCGCGAAGGAAGTGCTGGAGCTGGGCATCACGGGGCCGGAGGGGATCGAGATCAGCAGGCCGGAGGAG CTGGAGGCCGAGGCCACCCACCGGGCCGTCACCATCGCCAACAGA GCCCACTGCCCCATTTATCTGGTCAACGTGTCCAGCGTGGCTGCAGGAGACGTGCTGGCCGCCGCCAAGACGCAGG GTAAAGTGCTCCACGGGGAAACCACCACGGCGCACGCCTTCCTCAGCGGCCTGCAGTACTACCAGCAGGACTGGGCCCAGGCCGCCGCCCACGTGACCGTGCCCCCCCTGCGCCTGGACCCCAACACTCCCAACTATCTGCTGGACCTGCTGGGAAG CGACACGCTCAACGTTCTGGCCTCGGACCACCGGCCTTTCACCATCAAACAGAAGAGCATGGGCAGGGATGACTTCACCAAGATCCCCCACGGGGTCCCAGGCATCCAGGACCGCATGAGCGTCATCTGGGAGAAAGGAGTG ATCGGAGGAAAGTTGGACGAGAATCGGTTCGTGGCCATCACCAGCGCCAACGCCGCCAAAATCTACAACCTGTACCCGAGGAAAGGCCGGATCATCCCCGGAGCAGACGCGGACGTGGTGGTGTGGGACCCGGAGGGATCCAA GACCATCTCGGTGGCCAGCCAGTTCCAGGGCGGAGACGTGAACCTGTACGAGGGCCTGCGCTGCCACGGCGTGCCCCTGGTCACCATCAGCCGTGGACGTCTGGTCTACGAGAGCGGCATGTTTACCTGCGCCGAGGGCTCCGGCAAGTTCTGCCCGTTAAGGACCTTCCCTGACTATCTGTACAAGAAGATGGTGCAGAGACAAAAG CACGAGGCCGTGAAGCCTGTGGAGAGGGAGCCGTACACGGGCGATGTTGTGGCCCTGGCCAACGCCGGCAAGAGGGACGCGTCGCCCCCGGATCTGGACACTCCGACTCGTCCCACCACCCGGCACGGAGGCGTCCGGGACCTTCAAGAGTCCAGCTTCAGTCTGTCGG GGGCTCAGATTGATGACAACGTTCCAAAGAGATCCTCGGCCAGGATCCTggctccaccagggggcagatCGAGCGGCATCTGGTAA